TGCCAAGAGCAATAAATGCTATTCCAATCAGCATGGGGACGGCTGGCAATAAAGTTAGAACTAAAGTTCCGGCACAAATAGCAAGAAGAGATAAACAAAACAGCCCAATACATGAGGCAAGCTGACATCGTGCTTTCCAAGCAGAGGAAATCTCTCCTCTCTCTAGAGGAGTTAAATCTGAAAATAGGGATAAACGAGATTGTGTAATTTCTGGATTCAACGAAGAAACCAAAGAATTTGGTGTTGGAGAAGAAGCCATGCTATAAGTGCTCTAAATAAAATTAAGTCGAAAGATTTTACTATCCTAAACAACTAAAAATCAATTGAAAAAACCTTAATTAAAGGAATAAAGAGGAATTAAGAATAAATAAATCTTTCTTTACACAGATTAATTCTATTTAGTAATAAGAAATCTTAACTTAAAAATTAATAAAACGCCCAATGACTATAGAAAGAGTGTTAATAGTAGATGATGAGCCCTTACTCAGAGATTTTCTTTCTGAACTTCTTTTATCCAGAGGATTTTCGCCATTTACAGCGGATAATGTTAAGCAGGGTTGCCACAAGATACGTTCAGAGAAATACGACCTGATTATATCGGATATGAATATGCCTGACGGTAGTGGTATTGATATTATCAAAATAGCTAAAGAATACTCTCCAGAAACTCCTGTCTTAGTGATCACGGCTTATGGAACTATAGAAAACGCTGTAAAGGCGATGCATCATGGAGCATTTAACTATCTTACTAAGCCTTTCTCCTCAGAAGCCCTTTTTGCTTTCATAGCAAAAGCTGAAGAATTACAAGATCTTGTAAATGAGAACCTTTTGCTAAAGTCGCAAATTTCATCGGAATCTCATCCCCTAATTGCTGAAAGTCCTTCGATGAAGGATTTGCTATCTAAAGCAAGAAAAGCTGCTGACAGCTCCGCAAATATCTTTATTCACGGCGAATCGGGATGTGGAAAAGAGGTGCTTTCTTTTTTCATTCATAGAAACTCCCCTAGAGCTTCCCAACCTTACATAAAGGTTAATTGCGCAGCTATTCCAGAAACTCTCTTAGAATCCGAATTTTTCGGTCATGAAAAAGGGGCATTTACCGGAGCCACATCAAAAAAAGCTGGGCGTTTTGAACTCGCACATACAGGGACTTTATTACTGGATGAAATTACAGAAGTGCCCATCAATCTTCAGGCAAAGCTTCTTAGAGCAATTCAGGAAAAAGAATTCGAACATCTTGGGGGAACAAAAACTCTGTCGGTAGATGTACGCATCTTAGCGACATCGAATCGTAATCTCAGGGAAGCTGTTGACCAAAAGATCTTCAGACAGGACCTATTTTATCGTCTTAATGTCATCCCCCTCTACCTCCCTCCTCTAAGAGAGAGAAAAGAAGATATTCTCCCCCTATCTCAATACTTTTTAGAAAAATTTTGTAGATTAAACAATAAACCTATAAAAACTCTCTCCGAGAGTGCTAAAACCGCGCTTCTTGACTACTCCTGGCCCGGGAATATCCGAGAACTCTCTAATGTATTGGAAAGAGTGGTTATCCTAGAAAGCCCTACCTATCTCACTGACACAATGCTAGCCCTATGCTAAAAACTCCCAACCCCGTAAGCGGGGGAGTTTTTCTTGAGTTTCCGAGAAACTTCTGCTAAGCTTTCCATTCTCAAAGGTCTCAGATCCCTTGAAAAAGGGCTGTCCTAGGCACCGATAGCTCAATCGGATAGAGTACCTGGCTTCGGACCAGGTGGTTAGAGGTTCGAGCCCTCTTCGGTGCGTTAAAAACTTTTTAGAATAAAGAGCTTCCCTCCTATAATACAAATAGGAGAATCTCTTTTTCTTTTTTCGATTTTTTCATCTCCATATGTTGTATAAATCTTTTCACCATAAGGAGACGGCATGCACAATCCTCAACGTCGATCGGCAAGGCAGAAAAAAACCCCAAGAGACGAGGCTGCCAATCTAGAAATTACGGGTAAATCTTTTCATATTTCTCAACCTCTGCGTCAGTTGATCATTGAAAAAAGCGGTCAACTACCCGCATTAGACTCTATTCATGTAGTTTTGACATCACATAAAGAAAAGCAAGGAACGGAAGTGCACCTAACCGCGACTACGGGAAAAGAGACGTTCCAGGTAAAAACACAACACAGCAATGCTTATAGTGCTGTAATTTCGGCCTTTAAAAAAATGCGCACTTTGGCGAATAAACATCTGAAAATCCGCCAAGACAAGAAGAAACACGATATAGGGCTATCAAAAAAAGAAGAACACATCGTTGAGCTTCAAGAGGCTACTCATCTCTATGATGATATGTTGCCCATAGAAACTATGGATGCATGGGATTCTTTAAAACAGTATGGTTATATTCCCGGATCTGCGAAAAAGACCCTCTCTAAGAAAAAAATCAACCTACCCGTTCTATCTGAAGATGAAGCTATTAAGAAATTCGAAGATTCCCGAGATAAAGTACTAGTCTTCCTAAATGAAAAAGAGCATAAGATTCAGCTAATCCATAAACAAA
This DNA window, taken from Chlamydia sp. 04-14, encodes the following:
- a CDS encoding sigma-54-dependent transcriptional regulator, which codes for MTIERVLIVDDEPLLRDFLSELLLSRGFSPFTADNVKQGCHKIRSEKYDLIISDMNMPDGSGIDIIKIAKEYSPETPVLVITAYGTIENAVKAMHHGAFNYLTKPFSSEALFAFIAKAEELQDLVNENLLLKSQISSESHPLIAESPSMKDLLSKARKAADSSANIFIHGESGCGKEVLSFFIHRNSPRASQPYIKVNCAAIPETLLESEFFGHEKGAFTGATSKKAGRFELAHTGTLLLDEITEVPINLQAKLLRAIQEKEFEHLGGTKTLSVDVRILATSNRNLREAVDQKIFRQDLFYRLNVIPLYLPPLRERKEDILPLSQYFLEKFCRLNNKPIKTLSESAKTALLDYSWPGNIRELSNVLERVVILESPTYLTDTMLALC
- a CDS encoding HPF/RaiA family ribosome-associated protein translates to MHNPQRRSARQKKTPRDEAANLEITGKSFHISQPLRQLIIEKSGQLPALDSIHVVLTSHKEKQGTEVHLTATTGKETFQVKTQHSNAYSAVISAFKKMRTLANKHLKIRQDKKKHDIGLSKKEEHIVELQEATHLYDDMLPIETMDAWDSLKQYGYIPGSAKKTLSKKKINLPVLSEDEAIKKFEDSRDKVLVFLNEKEHKIQLIHKQNDDNYVLIEPIIAPGFHIF